CCTTTGGACAAGCTTGCTAACTCCAATAAAGGTCATATTGCCGACCAAAATAAGAATGCTACCACAAGGGAGGCCCCAAAAGTAGTAGATGGCATAAAAGGCAATGCCTTTCTTTTCAATGGGGAATATGACGAATTATATCTTCACAATATTCCAAATTTTGAATGGATGGATTCCTTTTCGGGAAGTCTATGGATCCAAACCACAAAAAGGGATTCGGCCAAAACCCAGACCATCATGGGTACATCCGGGGACAAAAACAACTTTTGGCGCGGTTGGGATTTTTACCTGGATGGGTCCAATCGGCTTAACGCCAGACTCATACACTCCCAGCCCCATAATTATATTCATGTTAGGTCCAAGGATTCCATCAAAACTAACGAATGGAATCATGTGGCCTTCACCTATACAGGATCATCAAAAGCAAAAGACCTCAACCTGTTTATAAATGGTGAAGAAACAGATTCAGAAATAGTTTTCGATAATTTGTATAAAAGCATCCGGACAATACGAAGCGGAGATCATTCCGCTTACCATGCTCCAGTAAGGGTGGCTAAAAGCTACAGGAGTTTTACAGGAGAGAATGGGATTTTTCTAGGGAAAATTGATGAAATCCGATTATTTAATAGAGGCCTATCCCCTATTGAAATAAAAAGATTGGCCTCGTTACAAAACGAAACCGACACACCTCCAATAGACAAGACATATTGGATACAGCAATCCGATGCAGTTCAAAACCTGGAAAAGGAATTAAGAACGTTACGAGCAGATTGGTTAACAGCCATGGAACCTGTCATGGAGGTAATGGTTATGGAAGAAATACCCACAAAAAGGAAAGCCTTTTTGTATGACCGTGGAAATTATGACCAACCCACCCAAGAGGTCGAGGCGAATACCTTATCCATTTTACCAGAATTTTCGGATGATTTGCCAAAAAATAGATTGGGCCTCTCAAAATGGCTATTTTCAAAAGAACACCCTTTGACCGCCAGGGTAACGGTCAATAGATACTGGCAACTACTTTTTGGGAAAGGATTGGTGGACACTCCTACGGATTTTGGTGTACAAGGGTCGCTACCCAGTCATCCGGAACTATTGGATTGGTTGGCCATTTCCTTTATGGACAGTGATTGGGATGTAAGGGCATTATTAAAAAAAATGGTGATGTCACATACCTATAGGCAAACTTCCAAGGTATCTGAGGAACTGTGGCAAAATGATCCTGAAAACATATATCTGGCAAGAAGCAATACCTACAGGTTACCTGCGGAGCTAATACGGGACAATGCATTGGCAGCCAGTGGCCTATTGGTACCAACGGTTGGCGGGAAAAGTGTAAAACCGTACCAACCCGTCGATCTATGGATTGAAAAAACAAGCTTTTCGCATGAACTGATGCGGTACAAAGAGACCAAAGGCGATAGCCTGTACCGTAGGAGCCTTTATACGTTTGTTCGACGCACACAGCCCCATCCGGCCATGATAGCTTTTGATGCCCCATCCAGAGAGGTATGCACCATATCCAGGGAAAATACCAACACCCCGTTACAGGCCTTAGTCCTATTAAATGACAAACAGTTTGTTGAAGCATCCAGGGTCTTGGCAGAAAGGATTCAAAAGGAAGCCGGGGATACTTTGGATAAACAAATAACCCATGCATTTCGACTTGCGACGAGCCGAAGGCCCAAAAAAGAAGAATTACAATTGTTAAAGGAGTTTTACGAACAGCAAAAAAAGAGGTTTCAGAAAAATCCGACTGAAGCAACAAAACTATTGTCCGTTGGGGAAAAAATTGTCGATAATTCTCTGGACATTACAAAAACCGCCGCCCTCACCATGGTGACCAATACTTTATTGAACCATGATGAGGCATATACCAAAAGATAATCCAAATAGTTATGTGCAACAACCATAATAAAAATTATACACGAAGGGATTTTTTGACCAAGACATCTTTGGGCATGGGAGCACTTAGCCTTGGTTCGCTGATGGACTCCTCATTGCTTTTTGGAAATACCCCAAAAACAGTCCAAAAAGATTTCGCAAATGGCGGAGGGATTTTGGGTCAACCACATTTTGCGCCCAAGGCCAAACGAATCATTTACCTTTTTCAGAGTGGGGCCCCGTCCCAATTGGACCTGTTTGATTACAAACCCCTGTTGAACAAGATGCAAGGTCAGGATTTACCTGATAGTGTACACGGGGGCCAACGTTTGACCGGGATGACGTCTGGCCAGGCCTCCCTGCCTTTGGCGGGTACCTTATCTACTTTCAA
This DNA window, taken from Maribacter algicola, encodes the following:
- a CDS encoding DUF1553 domain-containing protein, which translates into the protein MNFKYFGYFVLALLLSGCKYNLPEELEVAYTDLPENIDFNYHVKPILSDRCYACHGPDENTRKAGLRLDIEEFAFQILQSGNTAFVRGNPDDSECIQRILSDDPELQMPPPESNLSLTKREKALLIKWVEQGAKWKKHWAFLKPMKQAVPSRINEDWPYQNEIDGFVQAKLITKKFFPLPETEKEKLIRRVTMDLTGLPPTIEEIDAFLKDPSDDAYEKVVDRLLQTDAHAERLTLDWLDLARYADSHGLHADGARLMWPWRDWVINAFKENMPYDQFVTWQLAGDLFTNPSREQKLATAFNRNHPMTAEGGAIEEEFRLNYVFDRTETVSTAFMGLTVACARCHDHKFDPISQKDYFEMSAFFNNVKELGMTGDDGNYGPMLALPNKNTEAKLNDLQNEIAKKEKELGLTKDELAQLEEYIKTLPDSFIENGKLDYYPLDKLANSNKGHIADQNKNATTREAPKVVDGIKGNAFLFNGEYDELYLHNIPNFEWMDSFSGSLWIQTTKRDSAKTQTIMGTSGDKNNFWRGWDFYLDGSNRLNARLIHSQPHNYIHVRSKDSIKTNEWNHVAFTYTGSSKAKDLNLFINGEETDSEIVFDNLYKSIRTIRSGDHSAYHAPVRVAKSYRSFTGENGIFLGKIDEIRLFNRGLSPIEIKRLASLQNETDTPPIDKTYWIQQSDAVQNLEKELRTLRADWLTAMEPVMEVMVMEEIPTKRKAFLYDRGNYDQPTQEVEANTLSILPEFSDDLPKNRLGLSKWLFSKEHPLTARVTVNRYWQLLFGKGLVDTPTDFGVQGSLPSHPELLDWLAISFMDSDWDVRALLKKMVMSHTYRQTSKVSEELWQNDPENIYLARSNTYRLPAELIRDNALAASGLLVPTVGGKSVKPYQPVDLWIEKTSFSHELMRYKETKGDSLYRRSLYTFVRRTQPHPAMIAFDAPSREVCTISRENTNTPLQALVLLNDKQFVEASRVLAERIQKEAGDTLDKQITHAFRLATSRRPKKEELQLLKEFYEQQKKRFQKNPTEATKLLSVGEKIVDNSLDITKTAALTMVTNTLLNHDEAYTKR